The window TGCAGGCAGTAGGGTATGTCCAGGTGCCCCTTGGCGAACGCGAGGATCAGCGCGGCCCCGATGTCGTGCCCGAAGCTCAGAACGGCGTCGAGGAACAGTCGTGCTTCCCTCTCTACTCCGGTGTCCTCCACCTCCGGCCGGTGGCCGATGTGACAGCGCTCGGCCGTTTGTGCCGCTCGTTCCAGGGCGGATACATTTTCGGCTACGGTCGGTATGCGGTGGGCTTCGGCGCTGGTCTTGACGATGAGCCGGGCCGCGCCTTCCTCGACCGCCAATCGGGTCGCGTCGTCGAGCACGTGTTCGGCGCCGGAGCGGGTGGCCGGGTACATCCCCATGTAGGCGTAGAGCACGATGTGCCATTCCGCCTCCGGCAAGTACTCCCCGGCGAGGCGACGCAGCGCACGGATCGCCTCTCGGTCCTGGTCGGCATCGGCCTGTTGCGCGTAGCTGAGCGAAACGCTGTCGATCCCGTGCTGCACGAAGAACATCGCTTCGAGAATGCTGAGCGCCACCAGGAGGCCGGGCGGGCACAATTGTCCCATCATGCAGCCACCGAACGTCTCCAGATGCGGCCGGCTGCCCTGGCCGCGGGCGGCGGCGAGCGTTTCGGCGGCGACAGCCCAGTTGCGCACGGAATCGCGGAGGGGAAAGCGTCCGTAGGGCAGGCAGTAGGATACCGGGCCACCTTCGGTGGCGTCCATGCCCGCGTCGATCAGCGCAACCATGATCCGTTGGGGTACTGGAGAGCCGTGGCGTACCTGGACAGGGAAGTCAGGGGTCTGCAGTCCGTCGAGGACGGCACGGGTGACGTCGGTCCTCGTCGTCACCAATGGATATCCGTTGAGGTCGAGGCCTTCGAGGACGGCCAGCGTCGCCGACTCGAGGTCGTCGAGGCGGGTGTAGCTGTCGACGCTGATGGTGCCGACTGTAGTCGCGGCCGCGTGTTTCGTGGCGAGCAGGCCCTCTCGCATCACGCGCGGGTCGGACATGCCCATGCGGGGTTGCACCACGAGCCGGCGTCGAGCGGCGGCAGCGGCCACGGCATCTCCGAACGATCCGGGCACTGCGGTTTTCATTTCCCGCCTCGGACCACGAGCGTCGCGAGCAGAGTCTGCAGGCGGCTCATGCCGTCCTCCCCGTCGAGCACTGCACTGAAGCCTTCTGAGAGAAGCCGTTCCCGATACCGGCGGCCGCCGAGACCAATCCCCAATTTGCCGCCGATGACCACTCGGATCGCGCGCAGGGACGGCACCGCGCGAAGCGCGCGGATCAGCTGTAGACCGTCATTGACGCCGTGGCCATTCACCGTGCTGACCACGATGAGGTCGGGCACCACGTTCGTCGCTTCAGCGATGACCAGCCCGACAGGCGGACAGGGGCCGAGGTTGCGCACTGCCAGCCCGGATTCTTCAAGCCATCTCTGTAGGAACACGAGGTTCCAGGTGTGCGCGTCCGAGATGGTTGTGGTCAGAAGCGCGGCGGGGCCTGACGAGCTGGACCCGTGGCTTATTGTGGACGTGTTGGCCCTTCGGCCGAACTGCTGCGCGTCGGGCCTCATCAGTCCTGCCTTTCCTGAGATTTCCTGCAATTCTCGCAGTGTCCTCGGGAGCTCACCAGGAACGTGCCCGGCAACTCGTGCGGAGTTGCCCCTTGGGACACCTTGATCCAGACAGTGGTCTGGAGGGAGGACGTCCTGGTGTCGCGTTCGAGGTATCCGGAGCAGTTCCGTCGGGATGCGGTGGAGTTGGTGAACTCGAGTGATCGGCCGTTGCGGCAGGTCGCGCGGGAGCTGGGGACAGCCACGAGACCCTGCGGTCCTGGGTGAATTCGGCCTAGCCGGCCGCGGAGGCTGGGCCGTCGGCCGAGGATCCGGCGGTGACCGATGAGGTGGCGCGGTTGCGGAAGCAGATCGCTGAGCTGCAGGTGGAGGAGGAGATCCTGCGAGAAGCGGCCAAGTGAGTGGATCCGGTCGGCCGCTACTACAACCACGAGCGGCTGTGCTCCACGTGTTCCGATTCGCGTGGTGTCATTGCTTCCCCGGCCACCGGGCAGTCCGTACCGAGCGGCTGAAGGTGGCGCAGGCCACGCCGAGCAGGAGAACCGAGGCAAGGGTCAGCAGTGTGGTCCGCGGGGTCGAATAGTTCATCAGCATCCCGGCACCGATCATGCCGATCGGTAAGCTGAGGCTCAGGAGAGTGAACACACCGCTCAGCGCCTGTCCCCTTCGCTCGTCGGGAATCTGGCGGATGACAAGGACGTCGAGGAGCACCCGCACCTGTGGCAGGCCCAGACCGAAACACAGGCACATCAGCGCCGCCCACCAGGGCCCCAGCGACAAGGCCAGCCCGGCCAGTGTGGGCACTTGGGCGAGCCCGACCACAAGGAGGAGGGCACCTGGACCCAGACGCCGCTGGAGCGGTGCCACGAGCATCGTGCCCGCCAGTGCGCCGACGGCGAACCCGGCAACCACGAGGCCGACCAGCCAGGGCGCGACGCCGTGCTGTTGGAGCAGCACGATCGTGACGAGCTGGGCGATCCACGCCACGGAGTTGATCAGCATGAGAACCAGAATCGCGGCCCGCATGGCTCTCTCCCGCAGCGCAGCGGTCAAGCCCTTCAGCACCTCGCCGGAGGCGGCCGGTGGCTGTGTCCTGGCCGGTAGCCGGACCAGCCACGTCAGCCCGGCGGACACCGTGAACAGGGTCGTGGCAGCCAGCAACGGGAGTACGGGAGACAGGGCGAACAGCACGCCGCCCAATGGTGGGCCTGCGAGCTCGGCGGCGTTGTTCCGGACTTCCTCGCCGGTGACCGCGGCGGTCAGTTGTTCGTCCGGGACACTTGCCCGGACGAGGAGCATCCGTGCGGTGCCGACGGTCTGCATGCTGCCCAGGACCACCGCGATCGTGATCACGTGGGCGATCGTGAGCTGGCCGAGCCACAGGGCGAGGGCGAGCGTGGCCAGCGCGACCGCACGGGCCGTCTCGGCGAGCACGAGCAGTTTCCGGCGGTCGTAGCGGTCGAGCAGCCAGCCCGCCGGAGCCCCGCACAGGACGGTGGTCGTGGTCTGAACAGCAGCGAAGACGCTGGTCAACGCGGGGGAGGACCAGGTACCCAAGATCAGCAAAGGCATTGCCGTCTCGAGCGCGAACAGACCGAGGAAGGCGCCGGCGGACCCGGTCCACAGCAGCCGGAAGTTGCGGTTCCGGTGCAGCGGGATCACCGCGTGCCCCGTCGGAGTCGTCACAAGCTCTCCCCATTCAGTGGATCGACAACATTCATGATAGCGTGAATGGGTCGACGCCGCGAGAGACACTTGGAGAAGTTTGCGACGATGACAAGATGACCGATGAGCCTGTCCCACCCGTCGTCCCGGTCCGGTACGTGGACGACGTCGAGTCCTTGCGCGCCCTGGCCGACCCGCTGCGTCTGGCAATCATCAACCTCTTGATGACGCGTGTCGACGTGCCGGTGGGCGGCCTCACAGCCAAGGAGATCGCGCGCGAGCTCCAGGTCTCGCAGACGCGCCTGTACCGGCATCTGAAGCAGTTGGTCGGCACTGGTCTGGTCCAGGTGGCAAGCAGCAGGCTGGTCAGCGGGATCGTCGAGCAGGGCTACCGGGCCGGTCAGCGGTCGGTGCGGATCGAAGAAGCCTTCCTCGGTGGGGCCGCGGCCTCCGACGAAGTGCTGCGCACCTTCGGTGCGGTGCTCGACCGGCACCGCACCGACCTCTTCCGGGCTATCCGCGCCGGACACGCCCGGATCGGTGGCTACGACGGCGAACTCCCACCGTCCACCGTCGCGGCTCTGGACGTCCGGCTCTCCGTCGAGCGAGCGGAGTCGTTCGCGAAGCGGCTCTCGGCGCTCGTTGCCGAATTCGCCGAGGCCGAAAGCGATCCGGATGGCGTGCCGACGGCGATGGTGGTCACCTACTACACCACTCCCGATCCGCGCTGACCGGCTGCGGTGTTCAACCTCGCGCCAGCAATATCCCGAACTGCAGCCCCGTGGTGTCGACCCGGGGGTCTGTTTCGGCCTCCGAAACACACGTTAGTCCGACGCGCTGGAATAGCTCGACCCACCATTGCCGGCTCTGGAGACGCTGCTCAGTGATCGAGTGGATGAGGAAGTATGGGTTGTAGAAGCTCAATGCGAGTCCGTGTGCCATCACCGGTGCTTCGGGTCGGTAATCCATTTCGACAACCAGCCAGCGAGCCTCGGGATGATTTCGAAATGTCGATCGGAGCAGTTCTTCGACCGCATCCTCCCCCTCCTGCTCGAGCATCTCCTGCAGAACGAAGGCGGTCATGAAACAAGTACCGTGTCCATTGCCGGGCAGGTCGAGGTCCGCTGCCGCGTCCGCGGCTCCGATGACCATCTCCAGCCGGTCGCCGAGCCCTAGCTCGGCGCGAGCGGACTCGCCCAGCCGCACCGAGGCCGGGTTCGGTTCGATGCCCACGCCGCGCAAGCCCGGCCGTGACAGCAGGACGTCCATGAGAAACCGTCCGTCGCCGCATCCCAGGTCGATGACGGAGGAGGTCTCCGGAGATGCGCTCAGCAGGGCCTGCACGACCGGGACGGCGTCGTAGCGGCCGATGCCGCAGCTACCTGCGCCGACCCGGGTGGTGTCGCGGGTCGCCCAGGGGGCGTCAGGACGGAGCACCTCGCCGAGCTGCTGCATGGTGGAGGCATAGCCACCCACCAACATCTCGTACCAAGGCGCGAAAACCGGCAAGCCTTCCCCCAGCGCCGTCAACCGCCAGCCGTCTTCGTTCACCACGAAGCCTTCGTTCTGAAGGAACAGCAAGAGACCGGGCAGCCGGCCGGCATCGAGACCCAGCTTCGCCGCCAATGCGGTGGCGTCGACGCCGGAGCGCTCGTCAAGCGCCTCGAAGATTCCGAGGTCAAGGGCATGATGCAGCGCCTGGGCGACGAAAAAGTGCCGGATCGGGCTGATGGCGTCGATGAGGCGATGCTGGAAATCGGCAGGAATGGTCACAGAGCGTCCTCGCTTCGATTATTTCGATACCGACGGGATTCGGGTCAGCGGACCGGGACATTGGACAGGCAGAGAGCGAGCCGGCGATGGTCGTCCGCCGTGCCGACGCTGACGCGGAGCCATCCCGGCAAACCGAATGAGTCGCAGTGCTTGACCTGTATCCGGTCGCACAGCAACGCGTCCAGCACCGGGTCGGCGCGGTCCGGCCGGAGTTTGGCCATGACGAAATTGGCGTGCGTGTCGCGCACCTCGGCGAAGACACCGCTGTCGCGCAGGATGGTGGCCAGCGCCGGGCGAGCAGCGCGCACGTGGTCGGCGAGCCGTTGGATGAAGGCAGGTGTTGTCAGCACGCCCGCCGCGGCTGCGAGACTGACCGCGTCGATCGGCATGAACCGTCTCGCAGGCGCCAGTTCGGCGATCATTCCGGCCTCCGCGATGAGGCAACCCACGCGGATGCCTGCCAGCCCGAACGCCTTCGCGAAGCTGCGGTATACCAGGAGGCCGCGGCCGGGGCGAGCGCCGCTGAGCATGCTCGGCGCGCCGGAGAACTCTTGGTAGGTTTCGTCGAGAAAGAGGTACTCGGCCTTCTTGCTTACTTGGGACAGCCACTCGCCGGAGACCATCGTGCCGGTCGGGTTGTTCGGTTGCGCGATGAACACCATGTCGCCGTTACCCAGCTCCGGCGGTATCCCGACCGGTTGCCAATCCGGTCCGAGGCGAATGGGCAAGAATTGCTTGCGCCCGACCCCGGCGCGGTCGGGATAGGCGTCGAAACCGGGTTGTAGCGCCCAGGCTCGGTTCACAAGAGGCAATGCGATGTCCACGGCCTCGTCCACCCCCGCGGTCAGGAGCAGCTCGTCCTGACCGACGCCGAAGTGTTCGGCCGCCAGCACGCCGACTTCGGCGAGAAGACCGCGGGGGTAACGGTGCAACCGCCGGACGGCGTCGACAGCGCGAGCGACCGCCTCGGGTGGTGGGCCGAGGGGGCTCTCGTTCCAATCCAGCAGCAACATGTCGTCGCCGGAGATGATGCATCGGTCCATCGCGGCCTCCTGGATCGTGGCCGGGGTTCCGGTCCGCACCGATGTTCGCGGGATTCGATCGTCATCGGCCAGGCAACAACCCAGGCAACAAATTCCTGTCGAGGTTGCCCCTGCCCTCGTGCCAGTTGCCGGGCATGTGTCCTCGAACGCCGGCCCGATCGCTGGAACCGTGGAAGGTCCGGAGCCGCTTTGCGGCCCCACAGTCACCAGCAGGAGGCTGAACCGGCTCATGAGCACGATTCATGAAGCACTGCGAGCGCGAACCAGTCGCACGCCGGCCGCGATCGCCGTGGCGTGCGGTGACCACGAGCTGAGCTATGCCGAGCTGGACGCCGCTGCGGACCGGCTCGCGACCCGGCTGCGCCGCTTCGAGCTAACGGGACCAGTCGGAGTCCTGCATCGGCGTTCGGCGTGTCACGTGGTCGCCCTTTTGGCCGTGCTCAAGGCGGGCGCAGCCTACGTTCCGATCGATCCCCGGCTTTCCCTGGCCGCGCGTGCCGAGTTCCTCCGCGATGCGGGCGTGCGGGTTCT of the Amycolatopsis sp. NBC_01488 genome contains:
- a CDS encoding methylaspartate mutase, with amino-acid sequence MAAAAARRRLVVQPRMGMSDPRVMREGLLATKHAAATTVGTISVDSYTRLDDLESATLAVLEGLDLNGYPLVTTRTDVTRAVLDGLQTPDFPVQVRHGSPVPQRIMVALIDAGMDATEGGPVSYCLPYGRFPLRDSVRNWAVAAETLAAARGQGSRPHLETFGGCMMGQLCPPGLLVALSILEAMFFVQHGIDSVSLSYAQQADADQDREAIRALRRLAGEYLPEAEWHIVLYAYMGMYPATRSGAEHVLDDATRLAVEEGAARLIVKTSAEAHRIPTVAENVSALERAAQTAERCHIGHRPEVEDTGVEREARLFLDAVLSFGHDIGAALILAFAKGHLDIPYCLHPDNAGATRAFIDARGKLRWAATGTLPIHRETTEEADLSSRGLLEYLSYVRRKYDSAATIGATGMTPAESRLS
- a CDS encoding MFS transporter, producing the protein MTTPTGHAVIPLHRNRNFRLLWTGSAGAFLGLFALETAMPLLILGTWSSPALTSVFAAVQTTTTVLCGAPAGWLLDRYDRRKLLVLAETARAVALATLALALWLGQLTIAHVITIAVVLGSMQTVGTARMLLVRASVPDEQLTAAVTGEEVRNNAAELAGPPLGGVLFALSPVLPLLAATTLFTVSAGLTWLVRLPARTQPPAASGEVLKGLTAALRERAMRAAILVLMLINSVAWIAQLVTIVLLQQHGVAPWLVGLVVAGFAVGALAGTMLVAPLQRRLGPGALLLVVGLAQVPTLAGLALSLGPWWAALMCLCFGLGLPQVRVLLDVLVIRQIPDERRGQALSGVFTLLSLSLPIGMIGAGMLMNYSTPRTTLLTLASVLLLGVACATFSRSVRTARWPGKQ
- a CDS encoding helix-turn-helix domain-containing protein; protein product: MDDVESLRALADPLRLAIINLLMTRVDVPVGGLTAKEIARELQVSQTRLYRHLKQLVGTGLVQVASSRLVSGIVEQGYRAGQRSVRIEEAFLGGAAASDEVLRTFGAVLDRHRTDLFRAIRAGHARIGGYDGELPPSTVAALDVRLSVERAESFAKRLSALVAEFAEAESDPDGVPTAMVVTYYTTPDPR
- a CDS encoding methyltransferase family protein; the protein is MTIPADFQHRLIDAISPIRHFFVAQALHHALDLGIFEALDERSGVDATALAAKLGLDAGRLPGLLLFLQNEGFVVNEDGWRLTALGEGLPVFAPWYEMLVGGYASTMQQLGEVLRPDAPWATRDTTRVGAGSCGIGRYDAVPVVQALLSASPETSSVIDLGCGDGRFLMDVLLSRPGLRGVGIEPNPASVRLGESARAELGLGDRLEMVIGAADAAADLDLPGNGHGTCFMTAFVLQEMLEQEGEDAVEELLRSTFRNHPEARWLVVEMDYRPEAPVMAHGLALSFYNPYFLIHSITEQRLQSRQWWVELFQRVGLTCVSEAETDPRVDTTGLQFGILLARG
- a CDS encoding pyridoxal phosphate-dependent aminotransferase; protein product: MDRCIISGDDMLLLDWNESPLGPPPEAVARAVDAVRRLHRYPRGLLAEVGVLAAEHFGVGQDELLLTAGVDEAVDIALPLVNRAWALQPGFDAYPDRAGVGRKQFLPIRLGPDWQPVGIPPELGNGDMVFIAQPNNPTGTMVSGEWLSQVSKKAEYLFLDETYQEFSGAPSMLSGARPGRGLLVYRSFAKAFGLAGIRVGCLIAEAGMIAELAPARRFMPIDAVSLAAAAGVLTTPAFIQRLADHVRAARPALATILRDSGVFAEVRDTHANFVMAKLRPDRADPVLDALLCDRIQVKHCDSFGLPGWLRVSVGTADDHRRLALCLSNVPVR